In Massilia violaceinigra, one DNA window encodes the following:
- a CDS encoding N-acyl homoserine lactonase family protein: MRLCFRLFALTAFFLPIAAAAANTPLRLYVLDCGTLAVADLAAIDPVAGKGKSKTLADACYLVVHPKGTLVWDTGLGDELAAKPEGVQAAPGFHMSMKKSVAAQFKEIGVAPDSVRYLGLSHMHGDHIGNVSLFPHSTLLMQKEEYAAAFGPRAASFGNDPSAYPTLARNPVTKLNGDHDVFGDGSVLIKRAPGHTPGHQVLFLQLPNTGKVLLSGDMTVYESHWHSRTVPTFNFDKPASRRTMAHMARFLKANQAKLWIQHDFEQNATLRRAPAYYD; the protein is encoded by the coding sequence ATGAGACTGTGCTTCCGCCTGTTTGCCTTGACAGCGTTTTTCCTTCCGATTGCCGCTGCGGCGGCGAACACGCCGTTGCGCTTGTATGTGCTCGATTGCGGCACGCTGGCCGTGGCCGACCTGGCTGCCATTGACCCGGTGGCTGGCAAGGGCAAAAGCAAGACCCTGGCCGACGCCTGCTACCTGGTGGTCCATCCGAAAGGTACCTTGGTCTGGGACACGGGCCTGGGCGATGAGCTGGCCGCCAAGCCGGAAGGCGTGCAGGCCGCGCCCGGTTTCCATATGAGCATGAAGAAGAGCGTCGCGGCGCAATTCAAGGAGATCGGCGTGGCGCCGGACAGTGTCCGCTACCTGGGGCTGTCGCATATGCATGGTGACCATATCGGCAATGTGAGCTTGTTCCCCCATTCAACCCTGCTGATGCAGAAGGAAGAATACGCAGCCGCATTCGGCCCGCGCGCCGCCAGTTTCGGCAATGATCCATCGGCCTATCCGACGCTGGCGCGCAACCCTGTGACCAAGCTCAATGGCGACCACGATGTGTTCGGTGATGGGAGCGTACTGATTAAACGCGCGCCGGGCCACACGCCGGGCCACCAGGTATTGTTCCTGCAGCTGCCAAACACGGGCAAGGTGCTGCTGTCCGGCGATATGACGGTCTACGAGAGCCATTGGCACAGCCGCACCGTGCCGACTTTTAACTTCGACAAACCCGCGTCGCGCCGGACGATGGCGCACATGGCGCGCTTCCTCAAGGCGAATCAGGCCAAGCTGTGGATACAGCACGATTTTGAACAAAACGCGACGCTGCGGCGTGCGCCTGCTTACTACGACTGA